Proteins co-encoded in one Nematostella vectensis chromosome 15, jaNemVect1.1, whole genome shotgun sequence genomic window:
- the LOC5522225 gene encoding WASH complex subunit 3 isoform X1: MDTDDGFRIVPNVDYTKVSPLNHKRTLAFLNHFITHTVRFLNRFSCVCEEKLSMLSGRIQKIEIMMSILEAKLASIPGLEDVTAPTTTTAIPSATSANQQPAQQPQAEQPAATPPPATPAAPTSAPSEPEPEREAAPTMTVSQDPRYAKYFQMVKVGVPPGALRGKMVAEGLDPNLLDNPDALLPGGGPPPPQADSDDELSSASSFSDDE; encoded by the exons ATGGATACTGATGACGGCTTTCGTATCGTTCCCAATGTGGATTATACAAAG GTCAGCCCTTTGAACCACAAGCGAACCCTGGCATTTCTTAATCACTTCATCACCCATACAGTCAGATTCCTCAACAGATTCTCATGTGTTTGTGAAGAG AAATTGTCAATGCTCTCAGGAAGAATTCAGAAAATAGAAATTATGATGAGCATTCTTGAAGCAAAG CTTGCATCAATTCCTGGCTTAGAGGATGTTACAGCACCAACAACAACCACGGCCATACCATCAGCAACTTCCGCCAATCAGCAACCTGCGCAACAACCACAAGCCGAACAG CCAGCTGCTACGCCCCCACCTGCCACGCCTGCTGCACCTACTTCTGCCCCATCTGAACCAGAACCAG AGCGAGAAGCTGCTCCAA CTATGACAGTCTCTCAGGATCCAAGATACGCGAAGTATTTTCAAATGGTCAAAGTG GGGGTGCCTCCTGGAGCGCTGAGGGGAAAAATGGTGGCTGAAGGTCTTGACCCTAACTTGTTAGA TAATCCCGATGCGCTGTTACCCGGAGGAggtcccccacccccacaggCGGACTCGGACGATGAGCTGTCATCTGCCTCGTCATTTAGCGATGATGAGTGA
- the LOC5522225 gene encoding WASH complex subunit 3 isoform X2, with product MDTDDGFRIVPNVDYTKVSPLNHKRTLAFLNHFITHTVRFLNRFSCVCEEKLSMLSGRIQKIEIMMSILEAKLASIPGLEDVTAPTTTTAIPSATSANQQPAQQPQAEQPAATPPPATPAAPTSAPSEPEPAMTVSQDPRYAKYFQMVKVGVPPGALRGKMVAEGLDPNLLDNPDALLPGGGPPPPQADSDDELSSASSFSDDE from the exons ATGGATACTGATGACGGCTTTCGTATCGTTCCCAATGTGGATTATACAAAG GTCAGCCCTTTGAACCACAAGCGAACCCTGGCATTTCTTAATCACTTCATCACCCATACAGTCAGATTCCTCAACAGATTCTCATGTGTTTGTGAAGAG AAATTGTCAATGCTCTCAGGAAGAATTCAGAAAATAGAAATTATGATGAGCATTCTTGAAGCAAAG CTTGCATCAATTCCTGGCTTAGAGGATGTTACAGCACCAACAACAACCACGGCCATACCATCAGCAACTTCCGCCAATCAGCAACCTGCGCAACAACCACAAGCCGAACAG CCAGCTGCTACGCCCCCACCTGCCACGCCTGCTGCACCTACTTCTGCCCCATCTGAACCAGAACCAG CTATGACAGTCTCTCAGGATCCAAGATACGCGAAGTATTTTCAAATGGTCAAAGTG GGGGTGCCTCCTGGAGCGCTGAGGGGAAAAATGGTGGCTGAAGGTCTTGACCCTAACTTGTTAGA TAATCCCGATGCGCTGTTACCCGGAGGAggtcccccacccccacaggCGGACTCGGACGATGAGCTGTCATCTGCCTCGTCATTTAGCGATGATGAGTGA
- the LOC5522358 gene encoding uncharacterized protein LOC5522358 — protein sequence MTASVDRMALISNSLHRMERPARTSVRRCLFGPVDHEQTKADLQREIKKVVESESRRWNFDFASETPQVGRYAWFKRHESEALASNMDTACTTSLEQANRDILIEDTQQNEVQNSQRNVPRCELHTTTKSTDGTVARRKPKSRISTVRNLTKRPSTTPITDYLRQKKPKSKVVSTSKGMQLRTSNTRSSIISKQTCLDKFFKN from the exons ATGACTGCAAGTGTTGATCGAATGGCTTTAATATCTAATTCTCTGCACAGGATGGAACGACCAGCTAGGACTTCGGTACGTCGTTGCTTGTTTGGGCCTGTTGATCACGAGCAAACCAAAGCAGACTTGCAAAGAGAAATCAAGAAAGTTGTGGAGTCCGAGTCAAGACGATGGAACTTTGACTTCGCTAGTGAGACTCCACAAGTTGGACGTTATGCTTGGTTTAAACGTCACGAAAGCGAAGCATTAGCCTCTAATATGGATACAGCATGTACTACAAGCTTAGAGCAAGCAAACAGGGATATTTTAATCGAAGATACACAACAGAATGAGGTCCAAAATTCACAACGTAACGTTCCGAGGTGCGAGCTACACACAACAACAAAGTCGACCGATGGAACAGTCGCGCGAAGAAAACCGAAATCTCGTATTTCTACTGTTAGAAACCTAACAAAACGCCCTTCTACTACACCTATTACAG ATTATCTGAGACAAAAAAAGCCGAAGAGTAAAGTAGTCAGTACAAGTAAAGGAATGCAACTACGGACGAGCAACACGAGATCGTCGATCATCTCCAAACAAACGTGTTTGGACAagtttttcaaaaattaa